Proteins from a genomic interval of Chiloscyllium plagiosum isolate BGI_BamShark_2017 chromosome 36, ASM401019v2, whole genome shotgun sequence:
- the pex11a gene encoding peroxisomal membrane protein 11A → MDSFVKFTSLSQGRERIFRTIQYACMLLNYLIHKNDSNKELVSKLKQLESNMSSGRKLFRLGNTVDAVQAARRNIHLSDPILRFCLTIIPLSRAVYFICDNILWMGAVGLGGIDKEKWNKRCNHYYFFSLIISLSRDVYEITLLLREEALAQKGQQCKSINHLNTSHVQRDFGWALKISSEDFFMLLYQSLKNNPPVLLDLIKNLCDLSLPLDKLGIFRINPGVVSLCGLISSVVSILTLTHPALKLRP, encoded by the exons aacCATTCAGTATGCATGCATGTTACTTAATTATCTAATTCACAAGAATGATAGCAACAAGGAGCTGGTTTCAAAGCTCAAACAGTTGGAATCTAACATGAGTTCAGGACGCAAGT TATTCCGACTGGGCAACACAGTGGATGCAGTTCAGGCAGCCAGAAGAAACATACACCTTTCGGACCCAATTCTTCGATTTTGCCTTACCATCATTCCTCTCAGTCGGGCTGTGTACTTCATTTGCGATAATATTCTCTGGATGGGAGCAGTGGGACTTGGTGGTATTGACAAGGAGAAATGGAATAAGCGGTGCAACCACTACTATTTCTTCTCATTGATTATCAGTCTGAGCAGAGATGTCTATGAGATTACCCTGCTTCTGAGAGAAGAAGCACTGGCCCAAAAGGGCCAACAGTGCAAATCCATAAACCACCTGAACACCAGTCATGTGCAAAGAGACTTTGGCTGGGCATTAAAGATCAGTTCTGAAGATTTCTTCATGTTGCTTTATCAAAGCCTTAAAAACAACCCCCCTGTATTACTCGACCTCATTAAAAACCTCTGTGATCTATCCCTCCCCTTAGACAAGCTCGGCATTTTCAGAATCAATCCTGGAGTGGTGAGTCTTTGTGGTCTTATTTCATCAGTTGTGTCAATTTTAACTTTGACGCACCCAGCACTGAAATTGAGACCATAA